A single genomic interval of Arachis duranensis cultivar V14167 chromosome 7, aradu.V14167.gnm2.J7QH, whole genome shotgun sequence harbors:
- the LOC127740548 gene encoding NADPH-dependent codeinone reductase 1-4-like, whose product MSSTTQLAILNVVPQSSFSMLVIGFGTAAFETDEGDVHKLAVMEAIKLDYRHFDTASIYGSEQALGEAIVEVLKLGLISSRDELFITFKLWLSDNHPDLVLPALCKSLQ is encoded by the coding sequence ATGTCTTCAACAACACAATTAGCGATCCTAAATGTTGTCCCGCAATCATCCTTCAGCATGCTGGTCATAGGCTTTGGAACTGCTGCCTTTGAAACTGATGAGGGTGACGTCCATAAATTGGCGGTGATGGAGGCCATCAAGCTCGATTACAGGCACTTCGACACTGCTTCTATATATGGCTCCGAACAGGCTCTGGGAGAAGCCATTGTTGAAGTCCTTAAACTTGGTCTCATAAGCTCCAGGGATGAACTTTTCATCACTTTCAAGTTATGGTTATCTGATAACCATCCCGATCTTGTTCTTCCTGCTCTATGCAAATCACTTCAGTAA